ACAGCACTTGGCGGTGCAATCGGCCTGTTTCGAGATGGCCAGCCCGCTGCTCGCATAGAGACCAGGCTTTCTACCTATCCTCAGCGAAGCGACTTTTGGTTTCGCCAACGTGCTCTGAAATATCTCGGCCTGAAACTCTTTAGCCTGCCCTTGCCCTACTGGGTGATCATCAAGACACTAACTATCCTGGGCAAAGATCCCGACATCACCATAGGCAGCGTCGCCCGCAGCTTCTCTGGCCAAACGCTTCTACAGGCCATTCGCTGGCAACCACCTTTTCGGATGCGCCTGCTCATCAATGCGCAGACGTCACAACCTCAAGATTACCAGACACGACACCGGACATGTCGTAATTTCGCAGGACGCTTGCCGCCTGCGGTCGTCGAGCTCGGCCAGAAGGCGCGAGATCACGCATTCTGGCTCTTTCCAATACTTGCCCCCAATCCTGAGGTTCTTATTTCCCATCTGCGAGCAAATGGCTTCGACGCTACCCGTGGTGCAACGAGCATGCGCGTACTGCAGCCAGAGAAGACACCCCACGCCACAGCTCTAATCGAAAAAATAGTCTACCTACCCAACCCTGCTGACCTGCCACGTCGGCACCAAGACAGGCTGTACAAATATCTGACTGATGTCCTGTAGTTTCGACGATCCATGGGGCAGCCGGATTTATCCACCCGTCGGGTGATGGATCGCTAGGAAGGCAAGCATGGCCGCCGCAATTTCCTCAGGCTGCTCAGGAAAGAGCGCATGCCCCGCATTCTCAATCTCTGCAACGGTCACACGGTCTCCAAATTCTTCCTTCAGCAGAACGGCGGTATGCTCCGGCGGCGCAATCGTGTCATCCATAGCTTGGACCACCAGCATCGGTGCGCTGCCTCCTCCCCAAAAGTCTTCACTAGGCGTGCTCCGGGTCGTGTAGCCCTGGAGCTGCGCCGTGCCCGTGGACCAGCCCCCCATCCAATAATCCGGAATGGGATTGTCACCGCTGAAGAACGCGTAACGCACTTTGGGACGTCGCCACCAATCCGGCATAAAGGTCAAAAAGCTGGACCTCAGCGCTTCAGATGCTTTGGGATCAATGGCCACTTTACCGCCTGCCGCCGCTAAGATGGTCGCCGAGACCCGCTCGGGATAGTCAGCAGCATAGGTCCGCGCAATCCGGTTCCCAAATGCGTGGCCCAGAACCGTGATCTTCTCACCAGCCGGCACTTCCTTTTCGACGATTTCATGGACGCCGCGCGCCAGGTCATGGCCGGTCATACCCTCCTTGTCCATCAGCGTGCTTTGGCCGGTGCCAGGCGGGTCTATCGCAATCGTTCGATAACCTGATCCATTAAGGGTGGCGACCAACTCAATGAAATCACTTGCAGCCCGCCCTGCACTCGCCAGCAGAACAATCGAAGGACCGGCTCCCGAGACATAATAGCCTCGGATCTCGTCACCGCTAATGAGCGTTGTTGCAACACCAATAGAGGGCCTTGGCGGCACATTAGACCGCCACAGGTAAACGCCACCTACAACACCAATCACCACCAGGCTCAAAAGCCCCGTCATCCACCAGCTCATAGCGATCCCCTCAAATCAGACCGGCAGCTTATGGGTTCGCTTCTATGAAATCCATGATGACCGTTGCTAGGACGTCGGGTTGATCATGCTGAAGGAAGTGTCCGGCCGTCTTGATTGTTGTATGAGGCTGTCCATTGGCACCGGGCACTTCCTCCTGGAATCGCTTCTCACCGCCAGCGGTGACCGGGTCCATATCACTGAAGGCTGTGAGAAACGGCTTTTCCCACTTGTGGAAGACGTCCCACGCGGCCTTGTTTGCCGGGATCGCTGGATTGTCGGGGATAATAGGTACCAAAGACGGGAATTTGCGGGCGCCAGCCATATAGTCATCACTGGGGAATGGCGCGTCAAAAGCTGCGGCTTCTTCATCAGAAATCCCGACAGGTGAGCTGTTCTTCACCATATTTGAGACAACAAAATCAGTAGCTTCAGCAGCAAACTTCACCCAATGCAGGAAGCCCATCCCATTCGTGTTTTCGACAAAATGGGTGCCAAGGTTCTCCGCAGTCGGCACCTCTATGCTCTCATAATAAGCATGCATCTTCGGCGCGAGTTCCAAAGGAACGCCCTTGGCATCCGGCAGACCGGTATTGCCGATACAAACCCGCGCAAACCGGGCTTCATTTTCAGCGACCACGCGCAGTCCAATCAGCCCGCCCCAGTCCTGTCCAAAGAAGGTCACGTTCTGCAGGTCCAGTTGCGTCACCAGTGAGGCGACCCAGCCGACATGCCGGGCGTAGGTGTAGTCATCTGTGCTGGTTGGTTTGTCCGAGCGCCCAAAACCAATGAGATCAGGGCAAATGACCCGGTAGCCTTTGGCCACAAAGAGCGGGATCATCTTGCGATAGAGATAGGACCAGACCGGCTGTCCATGCATGGCAAGGACCAGAGGACCATCTTTCGGCCCTTCATCCACATAGTGCATCCGCACCTTATGACCTTCCCCATCATCAACGTCGCAATAATGCGGCTCAAACGGATAGAGAGGCAGGTTTTCAAAGCGCTCGTCGGGGGTGCGTAGAACTTCCATGGACGTCTCCTGTTATTGGTTGCATCCATAGTAATTTATGGCACGATCCATGTCAATTGACATCGACGTGATGCACAAGGGTGTTTGACCGTTCAAAGATAGATTTTGGGAAAACTGGTCGGGGCAGCAAGATTCGAACTTGCGACCCCCTGGTCCCAAACCAGGTGCGCTACCAGACTGCGCCATGCCCCGACGGCGCCTTGTTAGCGCTCCTTTGCTTTTGGTGCAATGCCCAAATCGCGAAAACTGGCCAAAACTTGGCCAAAACTACGAAGGAATCGCATCCTTTTCCTTATGACGCTGCATTAATTTGAAAACGCCGGTGGCGCGGAGCACAGAACGGCTCCCCACATAGAGTTCTGCTTCACAAAATGCGACTGAGGACGTGGCGCGCGTTACACGTGCAGTCCCCTCCAGCCACTCGCCCGGACGGGCTGAAGATAGAAAGTCCGAATTCATGCGGGCGGTGAGCGCCACCGTCTTGGTTTCCAGATAGACCGCTGTTCCAAGAAGCCCGTCAGCAAACGCCATCAGCATGCCGCCGTGGGTGATCCCCTTGGAGTTGCAGTGGCGCCGCTGTACCCGGACCCCGTGCCAGAAGCCTTCATCGGTTGTTTTGTGAAAAAACGGCCCGTTATGGCTGGTGTAAGGGCCGCGGGTGGTGGATTCCTGAAACCCCTTAGGTGGGTTCCATGGAAAT
The DNA window shown above is from Parvibaculaceae bacterium PLY_AMNH_Bact1 and carries:
- a CDS encoding haloalkane dehalogenase (Derived by automated computational analysis using gene prediction method: Protein Homology.), encoding MEVLRTPDERFENLPLYPFEPHYCDVDDGEGHKVRMHYVDEGPKDGPLVLAMHGQPVWSYLYRKMIPLFVAKGYRVICPDLIGFGRSDKPTSTDDYTYARHVGWVASLVTQLDLQNVTFFGQDWGGLIGLRVVAENEARFARVCIGNTGLPDAKGVPLELAPKMHAYYESIEVPTAENLGTHFVENTNGMGFLHWVKFAAEATDFVVSNMVKNSSPVGISDEEAAAFDAPFPSDDYMAGARKFPSLVPIIPDNPAIPANKAAWDVFHKWEKPFLTAFSDMDPVTAGGEKRFQEEVPGANGQPHTTIKTAGHFLQHDQPDVLATVIMDFIEANP
- a CDS encoding PaaI family thioesterase (Derived by automated computational analysis using gene prediction method: Protein Homology.); translation: MSNSQKHTESGEDEFPWNPPKGFQESTTRGPYTSHNGPFFHKTTDEGFWHGVRVQRRHCNSKGITHGGMLMAFADGLLGTAVYLETKTVALTARMNSDFLSSARPGEWLEGTARVTRATSSVAFCEAELYVGSRSVLRATGVFKLMQRHKEKDAIPS
- a CDS encoding alpha/beta hydrolase (Derived by automated computational analysis using gene prediction method: Protein Homology.) produces the protein MSWWMTGLLSLVVIGVVGGVYLWRSNVPPRPSIGVATTLISGDEIRGYYVSGAGPSIVLLASAGRAASDFIELVATLNGSGYRTIAIDPPGTGQSTLMDKEGMTGHDLARGVHEIVEKEVPAGEKITVLGHAFGNRIARTYAADYPERVSATILAAAGGKVAIDPKASEALRSSFLTFMPDWWRRPKVRYAFFSGDNPIPDYWMGGWSTGTAQLQGYTTRSTPSEDFWGGGSAPMLVVQAMDDTIAPPEHTAVLLKEEFGDRVTVAEIENAGHALFPEQPEEIAAAMLAFLAIHHPTGG
- a CDS encoding DegT/DnrJ/EryC1/StrS family aminotransferase (Derived by automated computational analysis using gene prediction method: Protein Homology.) — translated: MRSRLNFDIGWRALLQAAFGAPQTEEPAALRSSFLSRVRTDCAAVQALSVRTLFDAILTELALPKGGKVLMSAINVENMADIVQAHGLEVVAVDVDAATLLPPPGAFLKAQAATGAELCAAAQLFGAVSEIADAEALQKRGVIVIEDAAQAFAGKFHAGDPQADISLFSSGPIKRVTALGGAIGLFRDGQPAARIETRLSTYPQRSDFWFRQRALKYLGLKLFSLPLPYWVIIKTLTILGKDPDITIGSVARSFSGQTLLQAIRWQPPFRMRLLINAQTSQPQDYQTRHRTCRNFAGRLPPAVVELGQKARDHAFWLFPILAPNPEVLISHLRANGFDATRGATSMRVLQPEKTPHATALIEKIVYLPNPADLPRRHQDRLYKYLTDVL